A section of the Rhodospirillales bacterium genome encodes:
- the clpA gene encoding ATP-dependent Clp protease ATP-binding subunit ClpA produces the protein MLSKNLEATLHRALDLATARRHEYATLEHLLLALTDDPDALAVMRACGAHVAELQEQLTRYLDTELMNLINPSIEEAKPTTGFQRVLQRAAIHVQSSGREEVTGANVLVALFSERESHAVFFLTEQDMNRFDAVNYISHGIAKVGQSDQPKTPRAAGSTVEEENDGVKKGADALKAYCINLNEKARSGKVDPLIGREKEVERTIQILCRRAKNNPLYVGDPGVGKTAIAEGLARRITEAQVPDVLKNCTIFALDMGTLLAGTRYRGDFEERLKAVITQVEKTEGAILFIDEIHTVIGAGATSGGAMDASNLLKPALSSGAIRCIGSTTYKEYRQHFEKDRALVRRFQKIDVAEPTIDDTIRILTGLKTVYEAHHKLKFTDAAIRAAVDLSAKYINDRKLPDKAIDVIDEAGAAQMLLPESARKAEIDVPEIEAVVALMARIPPKSVSKDDREVIRNLERDLRTLVFGQDQAITVLSDAIKMARAGLRDAEKPIGCYLFSGPTGVGKTEIARQLAKTLGVELKRFDMSEYMERHAVSRLIGAPPGYVGYEQGGLLTDAVDQQPHCVLLLDEIEKAHADIYNILLQVMDYGKLTDNNGKTVDFRNVILIMTTNAGAAAMAKAPMGFSGDVRTGEDVEAINRMFTPEFRNRLDAIVPFAALSGETVARVVDKFVIQLEAQLADRNVTIDMSERAREWLAREGYDPAMGARPLGRLIQEKIKKPLADELLFGKLEQGGVVRIDYDGEKIVFVFPGATPKALPKSSRGKETQDA, from the coding sequence ATGCTGTCCAAGAATCTCGAAGCCACGCTGCACCGCGCCCTCGACCTTGCGACCGCGCGCCGCCACGAATACGCGACGCTCGAACACCTTCTTCTGGCGCTAACCGACGACCCGGATGCGCTTGCGGTGATGCGCGCCTGCGGCGCCCATGTGGCCGAACTTCAGGAACAGCTGACCCGCTACCTCGACACCGAATTGATGAACCTGATCAACCCCTCGATCGAGGAGGCGAAACCGACCACGGGCTTCCAGCGCGTGCTCCAGCGTGCCGCGATCCACGTCCAGTCTTCAGGGCGAGAGGAAGTGACCGGCGCCAACGTACTCGTCGCCCTGTTCTCCGAACGCGAATCCCACGCGGTGTTCTTCCTGACCGAACAGGACATGAATCGTTTTGACGCGGTCAATTACATCTCGCACGGCATCGCCAAGGTCGGCCAATCCGACCAACCCAAGACCCCGCGCGCCGCCGGATCGACGGTGGAGGAGGAGAACGACGGCGTCAAAAAAGGCGCCGACGCGCTCAAGGCCTATTGCATCAACCTCAACGAAAAGGCCAGATCCGGCAAGGTCGATCCCCTGATCGGACGGGAGAAGGAGGTCGAACGCACCATCCAGATCCTCTGCCGCCGCGCCAAGAACAATCCGCTTTACGTCGGCGACCCCGGGGTCGGCAAGACCGCGATCGCCGAAGGTCTGGCCCGCCGCATCACCGAAGCCCAGGTGCCGGACGTGCTGAAAAACTGCACCATCTTCGCCCTCGACATGGGCACGCTGCTGGCGGGCACCCGTTATCGCGGCGATTTCGAGGAACGCCTGAAGGCGGTGATCACCCAGGTCGAAAAGACCGAAGGCGCGATTTTGTTTATCGACGAAATCCACACCGTGATCGGCGCGGGCGCGACATCGGGCGGCGCGATGGACGCCTCGAACCTGCTCAAGCCCGCCTTGTCTTCGGGCGCGATCCGCTGCATCGGCTCGACGACCTACAAGGAATACCGCCAGCATTTTGAAAAGGACCGCGCGCTGGTCCGCCGCTTCCAGAAAATCGACGTGGCCGAACCGACGATCGACGATACGATCCGCATTCTGACCGGCCTCAAGACCGTGTACGAGGCGCACCACAAGCTCAAATTCACCGATGCCGCGATCCGCGCGGCGGTCGATCTGTCCGCCAAATACATCAACGACCGCAAGCTGCCCGACAAGGCGATCGACGTGATCGACGAGGCCGGGGCCGCCCAGATGCTGTTGCCCGAATCCGCGCGCAAGGCCGAAATCGACGTGCCGGAGATCGAGGCCGTGGTCGCCCTGATGGCGCGTATCCCGCCCAAATCCGTATCCAAGGACGACCGCGAGGTGATCCGCAATCTCGAACGCGACCTGCGCACGTTGGTCTTCGGGCAGGATCAGGCGATCACGGTGCTGTCCGACGCGATCAAGATGGCGCGCGCCGGGCTTCGCGACGCTGAAAAACCGATCGGCTGCTACCTGTTCTCAGGCCCCACCGGCGTGGGCAAGACCGAAATCGCACGCCAGCTCGCCAAGACGCTGGGTGTCGAACTCAAACGCTTCGACATGTCCGAATACATGGAACGCCACGCGGTCAGCCGCCTGATCGGCGCGCCCCCCGGCTATGTCGGCTATGAACAGGGCGGACTTTTGACCGACGCGGTGGACCAGCAGCCGCACTGTGTCCTGTTGCTGGACGAAATTGAAAAGGCGCACGCCGACATCTACAACATCCTGCTGCAGGTCATGGACTACGGCAAACTGACCGACAATAACGGCAAGACCGTCGATTTCCGCAACGTCATCCTGATCATGACGACCAACGCGGGCGCGGCGGCAATGGCCAAAGCCCCGATGGGCTTTTCGGGCGACGTGCGCACCGGCGAGGATGTGGAGGCGATCAACCGCATGTTCACCCCGGAATTCCGCAACCGCCTTGACGCCATCGTGCCCTTCGCCGCGCTTTCGGGCGAAACCGTCGCGCGCGTCGTCGACAAATTCGTGATTCAGCTGGAGGCGCAGCTCGCCGACCGCAACGTCACCATCGACATGAGCGAACGCGCCCGCGAATGGCTGGCGCGCGAAGGCTACGACCCCGCGATGGGCGCGCGGCCGCTTGGCCGCCTGATTCAGGAAAAGATCAAAAAGCCGCTGGCCGACGAATTGCTGTTCGGCAAACTGGAACAGGGCGGCGTGGTGCGAATCGATTACGACGGCGAAAAAATCGTTTTCGTCTTTCCCGGCGCAACACCCAAGGCCCTGCCCAAATCCAGCCGCGGCAAGGAAACGCAGGACGCCTAA
- a CDS encoding DUF2157 domain-containing protein encodes MSLRGKLDRWKDEGLITTDQAERILAHETARNANRFRGGYTAAGLLSVLLGVALIVAANWQQIPWQMRLGGNFVLNAVLAVLVWRWRDNPARALWREGALMALWGLTLTLIALIGQSFQLGGEAYTAMRLWFWVTTPMVLLFAQSRFLARLWAAAFMIYVPYDLIATTCDHTQDWAIRKTVILGIGIVLPFFAYALGRWPRFALNRPVMAHTLRRLAGLIAALGASAASLEFYDFIHTPVELAVPVSFALAAVALRFALHPRLKTQDDRDALDLLAVSAIFMCLPFLAQTQSSWFALADFVAYWGIIGAFWQQAGHTRLVSLSVKLVTLRLYLGFLEVFGSLMLSGFGFIAMGLVMIAMVRAARWLDRRLKGAAAR; translated from the coding sequence ATGTCCCTGCGTGGCAAACTTGACCGATGGAAAGACGAAGGCCTGATCACCACTGATCAGGCCGAACGCATTCTCGCACACGAAACGGCGCGCAACGCGAACCGGTTTCGCGGCGGCTATACGGCGGCGGGCCTGCTGTCTGTCCTGCTTGGCGTCGCGCTGATCGTCGCCGCGAACTGGCAGCAAATTCCATGGCAAATGCGGCTGGGCGGGAATTTCGTGCTCAACGCCGTGCTTGCAGTCCTTGTCTGGCGCTGGCGCGACAATCCGGCGCGCGCGCTCTGGCGCGAAGGCGCGCTGATGGCGCTCTGGGGCCTGACCCTCACTTTGATCGCCCTGATCGGCCAGAGCTTCCAGCTCGGCGGCGAGGCTTATACAGCGATGCGCCTGTGGTTCTGGGTGACCACGCCGATGGTCCTGCTTTTCGCGCAAAGCCGGTTCCTCGCCCGCCTGTGGGCCGCGGCCTTCATGATCTACGTCCCCTATGACCTGATCGCGACAACATGCGACCACACGCAGGATTGGGCAATCCGCAAAACCGTGATTTTGGGCATCGGCATCGTCCTGCCGTTTTTCGCCTATGCGCTGGGACGCTGGCCACGCTTTGCACTTAACCGCCCGGTCATGGCGCACACCTTGCGCCGGCTTGCGGGCCTGATCGCGGCGCTGGGCGCAAGCGCGGCCTCGCTCGAGTTTTATGATTTCATCCATACCCCGGTTGAACTGGCCGTGCCCGTTTCGTTTGCGCTGGCCGCAGTGGCGCTGCGCTTTGCCCTGCACCCGCGCCTGAAAACGCAGGACGACCGCGATGCGCTCGACCTGCTGGCGGTTTCGGCGATCTTCATGTGCCTGCCCTTTCTGGCGCAGACACAATCAAGCTGGTTTGCACTGGCCGATTTCGTGGCTTACTGGGGCATCATCGGCGCATTCTGGCAACAGGCCGGCCATACAAGGCTGGTCAGTCTGTCGGTCAAACTGGTCACCTTGCGCCTGTATCTCGGCTTTCTTGAAGTGTTCGGCTCGTTGATGCTTTCGGGCTTTGGGTTCATCGCCATGGGCCTTGTGATGATCGCGATGGTCAGGGCTGCACGCTGGCTCGATCGCAGGCTGAAAGGCGCCGCCGCACGATGA
- a CDS encoding GDYXXLXY domain-containing protein, translating into MTTPSTPRPTLWVYLAALLLPFAVLGGMTGWYVYQDAHARTYTVAIQGYDPRDIVYGEYINLRLKWDDPTSEKPARDDLPADANMYLPEGNAQDLETMLRDPALHFTAAVQLRGTRASVRALNVDGRPWQAALTDWRRARTENQSVQTPSR; encoded by the coding sequence ATGACGACCCCGTCCACACCCCGTCCCACGCTCTGGGTCTATCTCGCCGCCCTGTTGCTGCCATTTGCGGTGCTGGGCGGTATGACTGGCTGGTACGTCTATCAAGACGCACACGCACGCACCTATACCGTGGCGATTCAGGGTTACGACCCGCGCGACATCGTTTACGGCGAATACATCAACCTGCGTCTGAAATGGGACGACCCAACCAGCGAAAAACCCGCGCGCGACGACTTGCCCGCCGACGCGAACATGTACCTGCCCGAAGGCAACGCCCAGGATCTGGAAACCATGCTGCGCGACCCTGCCCTTCATTTCACGGCCGCGGTACAATTGCGCGGCACCAGGGCCTCGGTCCGCGCGCTGAACGTCGACGGACGCCCGTGGCAGGCGGCGCTGACTGACTGGCGCCGCGCCCGGACGGAAAATCAGTCGGTGCAAACCCCTTCGCGATAA
- a CDS encoding NAD(P)/FAD-dependent oxidoreductase translates to MTERYDAAIVGMGHQGLIAANLLAQEGLSVAVIDIASPVRGGLAYDPFATGFVTGPCAHAPVPVDQNLADRLGLEERGFAMKAEQTCSFAPAGLESGKYLYASASRAATQREIAKFSQKDADTFMAFSDEVHALAQILEQVADGLPPYSQDGWKDLWGVFETGRLLAEGGEAAQLMFARLMNASLETAVGEMFESDPVRGFIATQATMASMTVPGRKGSAASLIQYMLGLGGHRPYRGDWQPLRGSLHHYLRALTQGAIDRDVAFFPGQVAESFRIDGERITGVNLSDGEPVEAGIVVADMNPLTLFDQMIGTARLPTELQTRISPLRQGAGFVRMKLALNDLPNFTALEKDAAQSRLAGEILLGPTPEYIMAARADAKTEGGSHRPVISMVIPSLSSDELAPPGKHVASIIAQYYEPGLPNDADNWGAIADTVYGALETVAPGFTRLVDTATVYMGDNMTRTIGPLNREALGGGHPLTQIFGGLFGHHGLGAHPPLDNLVICGYGPEASASSHFNRGGESAARLVMGATA, encoded by the coding sequence ATGACCGAACGTTACGATGCCGCAATCGTGGGAATGGGCCATCAGGGCCTGATCGCCGCCAATCTTCTGGCGCAAGAAGGTCTGTCGGTCGCCGTGATCGACATCGCGTCGCCCGTGCGCGGCGGCCTTGCCTACGACCCGTTCGCGACCGGCTTCGTCACGGGCCCATGCGCCCATGCGCCGGTGCCGGTCGATCAAAACCTTGCCGACCGTCTGGGGCTGGAGGAACGCGGTTTTGCCATGAAGGCGGAGCAGACCTGCTCCTTCGCGCCCGCCGGTCTTGAATCCGGAAAATATCTTTACGCCAGCGCTTCGCGCGCCGCGACCCAGCGCGAAATCGCCAAATTCTCGCAAAAAGACGCCGACACCTTCATGGCCTTTTCGGACGAGGTGCACGCCCTTGCCCAGATTCTCGAACAGGTCGCGGACGGGTTACCCCCCTATTCGCAGGACGGGTGGAAGGATTTATGGGGCGTGTTTGAAACCGGTCGCCTGCTCGCCGAAGGGGGCGAGGCGGCGCAGCTGATGTTCGCGCGCCTGATGAACGCGTCGCTGGAAACCGCGGTCGGCGAAATGTTTGAAAGCGACCCCGTGCGCGGCTTCATCGCCACGCAGGCGACCATGGCCTCGATGACCGTACCCGGACGCAAGGGGTCAGCGGCGTCACTGATCCAGTACATGCTGGGTCTGGGCGGCCACCGCCCCTATCGCGGCGACTGGCAGCCGCTGCGCGGCAGCCTGCACCATTATCTACGCGCCCTGACCCAGGGCGCGATCGACCGCGACGTCGCCTTTTTTCCGGGACAGGTCGCCGAATCCTTCCGCATCGACGGGGAACGCATCACCGGAGTCAATTTGTCCGACGGCGAACCGGTCGAGGCTGGGATCGTCGTCGCCGACATGAATCCCCTGACCCTGTTCGACCAGATGATCGGCACGGCGCGCCTGCCGACCGAGCTTCAGACCCGCATTTCCCCGCTGCGTCAGGGCGCGGGCTTCGTGCGCATGAAGCTGGCGCTCAACGACCTGCCCAATTTTACCGCGCTGGAAAAGGACGCCGCGCAAAGCCGTCTTGCGGGCGAAATCCTGCTTGGCCCGACGCCCGAATACATCATGGCCGCCCGCGCCGATGCCAAAACCGAAGGCGGGTCGCACCGTCCGGTGATCTCGATGGTCATCCCCTCGCTCAGCTCCGACGAACTCGCCCCGCCGGGCAAACACGTCGCATCCATCATCGCACAGTATTATGAACCCGGCCTGCCCAACGACGCCGACAACTGGGGCGCCATCGCCGACACGGTATACGGCGCGCTGGAAACCGTGGCCCCCGGCTTCACCCGGCTGGTGGACACCGCCACGGTCTATATGGGCGACAACATGACCCGCACCATCGGCCCCCTGAATCGCGAGGCTTTGGGCGGCGGACACCCGTTGACCCAGATTTTCGGCGGCCTGTTCGGCCATCACGGACTGGGCGCGCACCCGCCGCTCGACAATCTGGTGATTTGCGGCTACGGACCCGAAGCCTCTGCCTCCAGCCACTTCAACCGCGGCGGCGAAAGCGCGGCCCGTCTGGTCATGGGCGCCACCGCCTGA
- a CDS encoding NADH:ubiquinone oxidoreductase subunit NDUFA12, with protein MKFLRNLIGVLSPVSFLLTVWRRGEYVGTDQVGNRYYRANPRKGYRHDQRWVVYAGEPQASAVPPEWHGWLHHQTDAVPNPESASYRKPWQKPWRPNLTGTPRACLPPGHKLAGGHRAPATGDYVPWTPKDTSDNARLEQ; from the coding sequence ATGAAATTCCTGCGCAACCTGATTGGCGTGCTTTCCCCCGTTTCCTTTCTGTTGACGGTGTGGCGGCGCGGCGAATATGTCGGCACCGATCAGGTCGGCAACCGCTATTACCGCGCGAACCCGCGCAAGGGCTACCGCCACGACCAGCGCTGGGTCGTCTATGCCGGTGAGCCGCAGGCCAGCGCCGTTCCTCCCGAATGGCACGGCTGGCTGCACCACCAGACCGACGCGGTGCCGAATCCCGAATCCGCCAGCTATCGCAAACCCTGGCAAAAGCCGTGGCGCCCGAACCTGACCGGCACCCCGCGTGCCTGCCTGCCGCCCGGCCACAAGCTTGCCGGCGGCCACCGCGCACCGGCCACCGGCGATTACGTCCCATGGACCCCGAAAGACACCAGCGACAACGCGAGGTTGGAACAATGA
- the mlaD gene encoding outer membrane lipid asymmetry maintenance protein MlaD — translation MKRNIIETVLGAVVLFVAVAFFAYASSQTDVGEVSGYEVHADFNDVGGLKEGDNVRMSGVKIGTVESIRLDDYRARVAFSVEDDVKLPVDSAATVASESLMGGNYLSIAPGADDQMIKPGGAISYVQDAQDLQTLLGKFIFSMTGSKKSDDAASPASSAAPNAPAAPAVTPAMPQM, via the coding sequence ATGAAACGCAACATCATCGAAACCGTGCTTGGCGCGGTGGTCCTTTTTGTCGCCGTGGCGTTTTTCGCCTACGCCTCAAGCCAAACCGACGTGGGCGAGGTCAGCGGCTATGAGGTGCATGCCGATTTTAACGATGTCGGCGGTCTGAAGGAAGGCGACAACGTCCGCATGAGCGGCGTCAAGATCGGTACTGTCGAATCGATCCGGCTTGACGATTACCGCGCCCGTGTCGCGTTTTCGGTCGAAGACGATGTCAAATTGCCTGTCGATTCGGCGGCGACCGTGGCCTCGGAATCCCTGATGGGCGGGAACTATCTTTCCATCGCCCCCGGTGCCGACGATCAGATGATCAAGCCCGGCGGTGCGATCAGCTATGTTCAGGATGCGCAAGATCTGCAAACCCTGCTGGGCAAATTCATCTTTTCGATGACCGGCTCGAAAAAATCTGACGATGCCGCTTCCCCCGCATCGAGCGCGGCCCCGAACGCACCAGCCGCCCCGGCCGTTACCCCGGCCATGCCGCAAATGTGA
- a CDS encoding leucyl/phenylalanyl-tRNA--protein transferase — translation MDAEGDREIGGIRPFRPEDLIAIYAAGVFPMAERADDPTVFWIDPEMRGIIPIDPFHVPASLRKRLKKRPFRVTINRAFDDVIAGCAAHTPVRGETWINQPIRDWFRALHRMGWAHSVECWDAQGGLIGGLYGLAIGRAFFGESMFSKVTDASKVALVHLVARLSTRGFTLLDTQFVNPHLLQFGCIEIPRAAYHSLLESALSGDGPGDDGSGAGVSFIGSAAPTGFSEDFSGGLSLASGDSPGAASPVVGAEDSDWDSVIGFLQSRTVTS, via the coding sequence ATGGATGCTGAGGGCGACCGCGAAATAGGGGGGATACGCCCCTTCCGGCCCGAAGACCTGATCGCGATCTATGCCGCGGGCGTGTTTCCGATGGCGGAGCGCGCAGACGATCCGACGGTGTTCTGGATTGATCCGGAAATGCGCGGCATTATTCCGATCGATCCGTTCCATGTTCCGGCGTCCTTGCGCAAAAGGCTGAAAAAACGGCCCTTCCGCGTGACCATCAACCGCGCCTTCGACGACGTCATCGCGGGGTGCGCCGCGCATACGCCGGTGCGCGGGGAAACCTGGATCAACCAACCGATTCGCGACTGGTTTCGCGCGTTGCACCGCATGGGATGGGCGCACAGCGTCGAATGCTGGGATGCGCAAGGGGGATTGATTGGCGGGCTGTACGGGCTTGCGATCGGGCGGGCTTTTTTCGGGGAAAGCATGTTTTCAAAGGTGACGGACGCCAGCAAGGTCGCGTTGGTGCATCTGGTGGCGCGGCTTTCGACGCGCGGTTTCACGTTGCTGGATACCCAGTTCGTCAATCCGCATTTGCTGCAATTCGGGTGTATCGAAATTCCGCGCGCGGCGTATCACTCGCTTTTGGAATCGGCCTTGTCGGGGGATGGGCCGGGGGACGACGGATCGGGCGCCGGTGTTTCCTTCATCGGATCGGCCGCGCCGACCGGTTTTTCAGAGGATTTTTCCGGCGGTTTATCCTTGGCGTCCGGGGACTCACCCGGCGCGGCTTCGCCGGTGGTGGGGGCCGAGGATTCGGACTGGGATTCCGTCATAGGGTTTTTGCAGTCCAGAACCGTGACGTCGTAA
- a CDS encoding DNA starvation/stationary phase protection protein, whose translation MKQIDAKKRKAIVEGLTGVLADTFVVYYKTHASHWNVEGEDFHQFHTMFEAQYTALWQALDEIAERIRALDAYAPVSVKTLMQSAALKETGQGRDAMQMIKDLASDHEDISVSIAKVINLAEDANDAATADMLTTRLGEHEKTAWMLRATAK comes from the coding sequence ATGAAACAGATCGACGCGAAAAAGCGCAAAGCCATTGTCGAAGGGTTGACTGGCGTACTGGCTGATACGTTCGTTGTGTATTACAAGACGCATGCCAGCCATTGGAATGTCGAGGGCGAGGATTTTCACCAGTTCCATACGATGTTCGAGGCGCAGTACACGGCTTTGTGGCAGGCGCTGGACGAAATCGCCGAGCGTATCCGCGCACTTGACGCCTATGCACCGGTTTCCGTCAAGACACTGATGCAGTCCGCCGCGCTCAAGGAAACGGGGCAAGGCCGGGATGCGATGCAGATGATCAAGGATCTGGCTTCGGATCACGAGGATATTTCCGTGTCCATCGCCAAGGTCATCAATCTGGCCGAAGACGCAAACGACGCCGCCACCGCCGACATGTTGACCACGCGGCTGGGCGAGCATGAAAAAACCGCATGGATGCTGAGGGCGACCGCGAAATAG